The following coding sequences are from one Paenarthrobacter ureafaciens window:
- a CDS encoding thiolase family protein: MVEAFLVGGARTPVGRYGGALSSVRPDDLAALVVREAVERAGVDPDSIDEVILGNANGAGEENRNVARMATILAGLPLHIPGITVNRLCASGLSAIIMASQMIKSGAADIVVAGGVESMSRAPWVQEKPATAFAKPGQIFDTSIGWRFANRRFTKGDLSRDGKMTYSMPETAEEVGRVDNISREDADAFAVRSHERALAAIAGGRFKEEIVPVTVKTRKSETVVDTDEGPREGTTMDVLAGLRPVVPGGSIVTAGNSSTLNDGASAIIVASEAAIKKFGLTPRARIIDGASAGCEPEIMGIGPVPATQKVLARTGLSVEQLGAVELNEAFATQSLASMRRLGLDPDIVNNDGGAISLGHPLGSSGSRIAITLLGRMERELASQTGPKLGLATMCIGVGQGTAMLLEGV, from the coding sequence ATGGTCGAGGCTTTTCTTGTTGGTGGCGCACGGACGCCGGTCGGACGCTATGGTGGGGCACTTTCCTCTGTCCGGCCCGACGACCTCGCCGCCCTGGTGGTCCGGGAAGCAGTGGAACGCGCCGGCGTCGACCCCGACTCCATTGACGAGGTAATCCTCGGCAACGCCAACGGCGCGGGAGAGGAAAACCGCAACGTGGCCCGCATGGCCACCATCCTTGCCGGACTTCCCCTCCACATCCCGGGCATTACGGTCAACCGGCTCTGCGCTTCAGGCCTCAGCGCGATCATCATGGCCAGCCAGATGATCAAGTCGGGGGCTGCGGACATCGTGGTTGCCGGTGGCGTTGAATCCATGAGCCGCGCCCCCTGGGTCCAGGAAAAGCCCGCGACGGCCTTCGCCAAGCCGGGCCAGATTTTCGATACCTCCATCGGCTGGCGCTTCGCCAACCGGCGCTTCACCAAGGGTGATCTCTCCCGCGACGGCAAGATGACGTACTCCATGCCGGAGACCGCGGAAGAAGTCGGGCGCGTGGACAACATCTCGCGTGAGGACGCCGACGCTTTCGCCGTCCGCTCCCACGAGCGTGCGCTGGCTGCTATTGCCGGCGGCCGTTTCAAGGAGGAGATCGTCCCGGTGACGGTCAAGACGCGCAAGTCCGAGACCGTCGTCGACACCGACGAAGGCCCCCGCGAAGGCACCACCATGGACGTCCTGGCCGGGCTGCGCCCCGTGGTCCCGGGCGGTTCGATCGTGACCGCAGGCAACTCCTCCACCCTCAACGACGGCGCCTCGGCCATCATCGTTGCCTCCGAGGCCGCCATCAAGAAGTTCGGCCTAACGCCGCGTGCCCGCATTATTGACGGTGCCTCCGCCGGCTGCGAACCGGAGATCATGGGCATCGGTCCCGTACCCGCCACGCAGAAAGTCCTCGCCCGCACCGGCCTTTCCGTGGAGCAGCTCGGCGCAGTGGAGCTCAACGAGGCCTTCGCCACGCAGTCGCTGGCGAGCATGCGCCGCCTCGGCCTGGATCCGGACATCGTCAATAACGACGGCGGTGCCATCAGTTTGGGCCACCCGCTCGGTTCCAGCGGCTCGCGTATTGCCATTACTTTGCTGGGCCGCATGGAGCGCGAGCTCGCCTCCCAGACCGGCCCGAAGCTTGGCCTGGCCACGATGTGCATCGGCGTCGGCCAAGGTACGGCAATGTTGCTGGAAGGCGTGTAA
- a CDS encoding glycosyltransferase family 2 protein, with product MTARITIVTRTKNRPVFLARALDDIFAQTFQDFELVIVNDGGDPAAVEHLTSQRSQAEQARITTLHHAESVGMEAASNAGIKAGTGEFVVIHDDDDFWAPTFLERTVKFLDDPAHASDAGVMVRTEIVIEEVADGRIEPVRREIFWADLRQITLADMLRINRAVPISFLYRRSLHDAVGYYNEDLPVVGDWEFHLRVLSHSRVGFIDGEPLAFWSQRPESDGHDGNSIFAKAAEHARYDALVRDDHLRNEVAQGGMGTVLYLSRVLAEQEELIRAQERRLDETVAKLDQVLGRLDALNQTIITRTSVGEFLKKPLLLARKLGSRS from the coding sequence ATGACCGCCCGCATCACCATCGTGACCCGTACCAAGAACAGGCCGGTCTTCCTGGCCCGCGCGTTGGACGACATCTTTGCCCAGACTTTCCAGGATTTCGAGTTGGTCATCGTCAACGACGGCGGCGACCCGGCCGCCGTCGAACATCTCACCTCGCAGCGCTCACAAGCTGAGCAGGCGCGTATCACCACGCTTCACCATGCTGAGTCTGTGGGGATGGAAGCGGCGTCGAATGCGGGAATCAAGGCCGGCACCGGCGAGTTTGTGGTGATCCATGATGACGATGATTTTTGGGCGCCCACTTTCCTGGAGCGAACCGTGAAGTTTTTGGATGACCCGGCGCATGCCTCGGACGCGGGAGTCATGGTGCGGACGGAAATTGTCATCGAGGAGGTTGCAGACGGCAGGATCGAGCCCGTCCGGCGTGAGATCTTCTGGGCCGACCTGCGTCAGATCACCCTTGCGGACATGCTCCGGATCAACCGCGCGGTACCCATTTCCTTCCTGTACCGCAGGAGTCTCCATGACGCGGTGGGGTATTACAACGAGGATCTTCCCGTGGTGGGGGACTGGGAATTCCACTTGCGCGTGCTGAGCCATTCCCGCGTGGGGTTCATCGATGGGGAACCGCTGGCGTTTTGGTCGCAGCGGCCGGAATCGGATGGGCATGACGGCAACAGCATTTTTGCCAAGGCGGCGGAGCATGCCCGTTACGATGCCCTGGTCCGTGACGATCATCTGCGGAACGAGGTTGCCCAGGGCGGCATGGGGACGGTGCTCTATTTGTCCCGCGTGCTGGCCGAACAGGAGGAACTCATCCGGGCACAGGAGCGGCGGCTCGATGAGACCGTTGCCAAGCTGGACCAGGTCCTGGGGCGGCTGGATGCCCTGAACCAGACGATCATTACCCGGACCAGCGTGGGGGAGTTCCTGAAGAAGCCACTGCTGTTGGCACGGAAGCTGGGCAGCCGGAGCTGA
- a CDS encoding tyrosine-protein phosphatase, with protein sequence MDGNAAAGRLQAVDWDGAVNAWRIAGDVYRMGRHEWVTEAGWRQMYDDGVRTVIDLRASRERRQRDTDPQVPDDAKARIAVVHCPTEDPDHSDFGTTFGPYLNEPGQYAEYLAMFGDKIARVFKAIAASPGKVVVHCSAGRDRSGMIALILQRLAGIEDGEILRGYELAARGINERHRTHGAPHAHDPYLPDRDLEELLERRRDALRRFLDELDARAYLAGHGVTEQEISALVAKLHSWPQRAASMQD encoded by the coding sequence ATGGATGGGAACGCCGCGGCAGGCCGCTTACAGGCCGTCGATTGGGACGGTGCGGTCAATGCTTGGCGCATTGCCGGGGACGTGTACCGGATGGGGCGCCACGAGTGGGTAACGGAGGCCGGCTGGCGCCAAATGTACGACGACGGCGTCCGCACCGTGATCGACCTCCGCGCCTCCCGCGAGCGGCGGCAACGCGACACCGATCCCCAGGTTCCGGACGACGCGAAGGCGCGGATCGCCGTCGTACATTGCCCTACGGAAGACCCGGACCACAGCGACTTCGGCACCACCTTTGGCCCCTACCTCAATGAGCCCGGACAGTACGCGGAGTACCTGGCAATGTTCGGGGACAAGATTGCCCGCGTGTTCAAAGCGATCGCTGCGTCTCCGGGCAAGGTGGTGGTGCATTGCTCGGCAGGGCGGGACCGGAGCGGCATGATCGCACTGATATTGCAGCGGCTGGCCGGCATTGAGGACGGAGAGATCCTGCGCGGCTACGAGCTTGCGGCCCGCGGTATCAATGAACGCCACCGGACCCACGGTGCGCCGCATGCCCATGATCCCTACCTTCCGGACCGGGATTTGGAAGAGCTGTTGGAGCGGCGGAGGGATGCCCTGCGCCGGTTCCTGGACGAGCTGGACGCGCGCGCATACCTTGCGGGGCACGGCGTAACGGAGCAGGAAATTTCGGCCCTTGTTGCGAAGCTCCATTCCTGGCCCCAGCGCGCTGCTAGCATGCAGGATTGA
- the paaK gene encoding phenylacetate--CoA ligase PaaK — translation MTQNTVAATATPEAAAVPGLDREETISRDELEALQLSRLQHTVAYAYDRVPLYKRKFDEAGVHPSDLRELGDLGKFPFTTKEDLRLEYPFGMFAVPQDQVARIHASSGTTGRPTVVGYTKNDLANWATLVARSLRASGVRPGMKVHNAYGYGLFTGGLGAHAGAEALGCTVIPMSGGQTERQIQLIQDFEPDAILATPTYLLTIADAMAQQGIDPKSTSLKYAVLGAEPWTEEMRRELEVTMDIKACDIYGLSEVMGPGVAGEAVETQDGCHIWEDHFRPEIIDPFDHTRVLGDGEPGELVFTSLTKEALPIIRYRTKDLTRLLPGTARPAHRRMGRITGRSDDMIILRGVNLFPSQIEEIALRIPELSPHFQLELTRPEGKRMDSLTVRIERRENVPVEAGTTAAHALREQIKIHVGSSCVVDVVEPGSLERSNGKLRRIYDLRPKA, via the coding sequence ATGACACAGAACACCGTCGCCGCAACAGCCACCCCGGAGGCAGCCGCTGTTCCCGGACTGGACCGCGAGGAAACCATCTCCCGCGACGAGCTCGAGGCCCTGCAGCTCAGCCGCCTCCAGCACACTGTCGCCTACGCCTACGACCGCGTGCCGCTCTACAAACGCAAGTTCGACGAAGCCGGCGTCCACCCCAGCGATCTGCGCGAACTGGGCGATCTTGGCAAGTTCCCCTTCACCACCAAGGAAGACCTCCGCCTGGAGTACCCGTTCGGCATGTTCGCCGTCCCGCAAGACCAGGTTGCCCGCATCCACGCGAGCTCCGGCACCACCGGCCGACCCACCGTGGTGGGCTACACCAAGAACGACCTCGCCAACTGGGCTACGCTGGTTGCCCGCTCGCTGCGTGCCTCGGGCGTGCGCCCCGGCATGAAGGTCCACAACGCTTACGGCTACGGCCTGTTCACGGGCGGTCTCGGCGCACACGCCGGCGCCGAAGCCCTCGGCTGCACCGTCATTCCCATGTCCGGCGGCCAGACCGAGCGCCAGATCCAGCTCATCCAGGACTTCGAGCCGGATGCCATCCTGGCCACGCCCACGTACTTGCTGACCATCGCCGACGCCATGGCCCAACAGGGCATCGACCCCAAGTCGACGTCGCTCAAGTACGCCGTCCTCGGTGCCGAGCCGTGGACCGAGGAGATGCGCCGCGAGCTCGAAGTCACCATGGACATCAAGGCCTGCGACATCTACGGGCTCTCCGAGGTCATGGGCCCCGGCGTCGCCGGCGAAGCCGTGGAAACCCAGGACGGCTGCCACATCTGGGAAGACCACTTCCGCCCCGAAATCATCGATCCCTTCGACCACACGCGCGTCCTGGGTGACGGCGAACCGGGCGAGCTCGTCTTCACGTCCCTGACCAAGGAAGCGCTGCCGATCATCCGGTACCGCACCAAGGACCTCACGCGCCTGCTCCCCGGCACGGCCCGTCCGGCCCACCGCCGCATGGGACGCATCACCGGCCGCAGCGACGACATGATCATCCTCCGCGGCGTGAACCTGTTCCCGTCCCAGATCGAGGAAATCGCTTTGAGGATCCCGGAGCTCAGCCCGCACTTCCAGCTCGAGCTCACGCGGCCCGAAGGCAAGCGCATGGACTCCCTGACGGTACGGATCGAGCGCCGCGAGAACGTTCCGGTTGAAGCAGGCACGACGGCGGCACACGCCTTGCGCGAGCAGATCAAGATTCACGTCGGGTCATCGTGCGTAGTGGACGTCGTTGAGCCCGGTTCACTTGAACGCTCCAACGGCAAGCTCCGCCGCATCTACGACCTTCGCCCCAAGGCCTAG
- a CDS encoding hotdog fold thioesterase, with amino-acid sequence MVETTLSGASHHILTNDYASEWMGIEVLKVDDGHATIRMKLRQEMLNGFGMAHGGMIFAFGDTAFALACNPASPTPEEAATITVASGVDINFIKPAFEGQVITAVANRRATTGRSGLYDIQLYAADESSSPTITEPGELIAEFRGRSRTISKK; translated from the coding sequence ATGGTTGAAACAACCCTCTCCGGTGCTTCGCACCACATCCTGACGAACGACTATGCGTCCGAATGGATGGGCATCGAGGTCCTCAAGGTCGACGACGGACACGCCACCATCAGGATGAAGCTCCGCCAGGAAATGCTCAACGGCTTCGGCATGGCACACGGCGGAATGATCTTCGCCTTCGGTGACACCGCCTTCGCGCTGGCCTGCAACCCGGCCAGCCCGACGCCCGAGGAGGCCGCCACCATCACGGTTGCATCCGGCGTCGACATCAATTTCATTAAGCCGGCCTTCGAAGGCCAGGTGATCACCGCCGTCGCCAACCGCCGTGCCACAACGGGACGCAGCGGCCTGTACGACATCCAGCTCTACGCGGCTGACGAGTCCTCCTCCCCCACCATCACCGAACCCGGCGAACTCATTGCAGAGTTCCGTGGCCGCAGCCGCACCATCTCCAAGAAGTAG
- a CDS encoding VOC family protein: MQLALNTATTVLPVDDMSRAHAFYAEKLGLPHRGKTWDGNDLFGNDGGAMLQLLPITDGMHSSHTALSFEVHDIERLVAEMEARGVSFQDYDEPGLKTENHICTTEAEKCAWFMDTENNILCIHETLGQQAEYQL, from the coding sequence ATGCAACTAGCCCTCAACACAGCCACAACTGTCCTGCCCGTCGATGACATGAGCCGCGCGCACGCTTTTTACGCGGAAAAGCTCGGCCTGCCACACCGTGGGAAAACCTGGGACGGAAATGATTTGTTCGGCAACGACGGCGGCGCGATGCTGCAGTTGCTGCCCATCACGGATGGCATGCACTCAAGCCATACCGCACTGAGTTTTGAGGTCCACGACATCGAGCGATTGGTCGCTGAAATGGAAGCCAGGGGCGTTTCATTCCAGGACTATGACGAGCCCGGCCTCAAGACGGAAAACCATATTTGCACTACTGAAGCCGAGAAATGCGCTTGGTTTATGGACACGGAGAACAACATCCTCTGCATCCACGAAACGCTCGGGCAGCAGGCCGAATACCAGCTATAA
- a CDS encoding enoyl-CoA hydratase/isomerase family protein, with amino-acid sequence MALNKEDFSTLLLEEREDRLTVLLNRPEVRNAIDQKMVDELHAVCAELEKNPKILIIAGTDGVFASGADIGQLRERRRDDALQGINSTIFARIAKLPMPVIAALDGYCLGGGAELAYAADFRIGTPSVRIGNPETGLGILAAAGATWRLKELVGEPKAKEILLAGTVLRAEEALRINLITEIHEAPELMDAAHKLADRIGRQDPLAVRITKSVFHAPAEAHPLIDTLAQGILFESQAKFDRMQAFLDKKSAKANDATSQDRNRK; translated from the coding sequence ATGGCCCTCAACAAGGAAGACTTCAGCACCCTTCTGCTCGAGGAACGCGAGGACCGGCTCACCGTCCTGCTGAACCGCCCGGAAGTCCGCAACGCGATCGACCAGAAGATGGTGGATGAGCTTCACGCGGTCTGCGCCGAGCTGGAAAAGAATCCCAAGATCCTGATCATCGCCGGAACCGACGGAGTCTTTGCCTCCGGCGCGGACATTGGCCAACTGCGCGAGCGGCGCCGGGACGATGCCCTTCAAGGGATCAACTCCACCATTTTCGCCCGGATCGCCAAGCTGCCCATGCCCGTCATCGCCGCGCTTGACGGCTATTGCCTGGGTGGGGGAGCCGAGCTGGCTTATGCCGCCGACTTCCGCATCGGCACTCCGAGCGTGCGCATCGGCAACCCGGAAACGGGTCTTGGCATCCTCGCCGCGGCAGGTGCCACCTGGCGGTTGAAGGAATTGGTGGGCGAACCGAAGGCGAAGGAGATCCTCCTGGCCGGTACGGTGCTCCGCGCCGAAGAGGCATTGCGGATCAACCTCATCACCGAGATCCACGAGGCCCCGGAGCTCATGGACGCAGCCCACAAACTGGCGGACCGCATCGGCCGGCAAGACCCCCTGGCTGTGCGGATCACCAAGTCGGTCTTCCACGCACCGGCCGAAGCACACCCCCTGATCGACACCCTGGCCCAAGGGATCCTGTTCGAATCCCAGGCCAAGTTCGATCGGATGCAGGCCTTCCTGGATAAGAAGTCCGCCAAGGCCAACGACGCCACCTCTCAGGACAGGAACCGGAAATGA
- a CDS encoding 3-hydroxyacyl-CoA dehydrogenase family protein — protein MTTTPAIPNVVGVLGGGRMGAGIAHAFLIKGATVVVVERDHEAAAGAHNRVAEAVAKSAARGTLTDSPEEVLARFSTSTDYESFIHCGLVVEAVPEDYNLKVTALRSVEEHLSADAFLASNTSSLSVTGLGQELRRPANFVGLHFFNPVPASTLIEVVLGKETSPELAAAAKSWTEALGKTAVVVNDAPGFASSRLGVAIALEAMRMVEEGVASAEDIDAAMVLGYKHPTGPLKTTDIVGLDVRLGIAEYLHSTLGDRFAPPQILRDKVARGELGRKSGKGFFDWTD, from the coding sequence ATGACAACAACACCCGCCATCCCGAACGTCGTCGGAGTCCTGGGCGGTGGCCGCATGGGCGCAGGTATTGCCCATGCCTTCCTCATCAAGGGTGCCACCGTCGTCGTGGTGGAACGTGACCACGAGGCCGCTGCCGGTGCGCACAACCGCGTGGCCGAGGCCGTAGCGAAGTCCGCTGCCCGGGGCACCCTCACGGACTCGCCGGAAGAGGTCCTCGCCCGGTTCAGCACTTCCACGGACTACGAGTCCTTCATTCACTGTGGTTTGGTGGTGGAGGCCGTTCCCGAGGACTACAACCTCAAAGTCACGGCGCTGCGGTCCGTTGAGGAGCACCTGTCCGCGGATGCCTTCCTGGCCTCCAACACGTCCTCCCTCTCCGTGACCGGACTGGGCCAGGAACTCCGCCGTCCCGCCAATTTCGTGGGCCTGCACTTCTTCAACCCCGTGCCGGCGTCCACCCTCATCGAAGTGGTCCTCGGCAAGGAAACCTCGCCCGAGCTTGCTGCCGCGGCGAAAAGCTGGACCGAGGCACTTGGCAAGACCGCCGTCGTCGTCAATGACGCCCCCGGGTTCGCGTCCTCGCGGCTGGGCGTGGCAATCGCACTCGAAGCGATGCGGATGGTCGAAGAAGGCGTGGCGTCCGCGGAGGACATCGACGCCGCCATGGTGCTTGGCTACAAGCACCCCACAGGCCCGCTGAAGACCACGGACATTGTTGGCCTGGACGTCAGGTTGGGGATCGCCGAGTACCTGCACTCCACCCTCGGTGACCGTTTTGCACCGCCGCAGATCCTTCGGGACAAGGTGGCGCGTGGGGAGTTGGGGCGCAAGAGCGGCAAGGGCTTCTTCGACTGGACGGACTAG
- a CDS encoding GNAT family N-acetyltransferase, producing the protein MTAIEPITLRGHFVTLEPLDASHHDGLVEAARDGELWKLWYTSVPTPEGMAADIDRRLALQAAGSMLPFATRLNSTGKLIGMTTYMNIDADTPRVEIGSTWNAASAHGTGTNPDSKLLLLRHAFETLGCPAVEFRTHWLNHQSREAIARLGARQDGVLRSHSRSKDGALRDTVVFSILEHEWPAVRNGLEYRLSMHLAPRG; encoded by the coding sequence GTGACTGCGATTGAACCGATCACCCTTAGAGGCCACTTTGTAACCCTCGAGCCCCTCGACGCCTCCCATCACGACGGTCTGGTGGAGGCCGCCCGCGACGGCGAACTCTGGAAGCTCTGGTACACGTCCGTGCCAACGCCGGAGGGCATGGCCGCCGACATCGATCGGCGCCTTGCCCTCCAGGCAGCGGGTTCCATGCTGCCGTTCGCGACGCGGCTGAACAGTACCGGCAAGCTCATCGGCATGACGACGTACATGAACATTGACGCCGACACTCCGCGCGTCGAGATCGGGTCCACCTGGAACGCGGCCTCAGCCCACGGAACGGGCACCAACCCTGATTCCAAGCTCCTGTTGCTCCGGCACGCTTTTGAAACGTTGGGATGCCCCGCGGTCGAGTTCCGCACGCACTGGCTGAACCACCAGTCCCGTGAGGCGATCGCGCGCCTTGGGGCCAGGCAGGACGGCGTTTTGCGGAGCCACTCCCGCAGCAAGGACGGCGCCCTTCGCGACACAGTGGTGTTCTCCATCCTCGAACACGAATGGCCGGCGGTCAGGAACGGCCTGGAGTACCGGCTCTCCATGCACCTGGCCCCGAGGGGTTAG
- the paaZ gene encoding phenylacetic acid degradation bifunctional protein PaaZ: protein MTTTAVAPETTDVATVPSYVQDAWWTPAPEAKTVPVRDASTGEVLANVSTDGLDLAAVVNYGRTTGQAELGKLTFHQRALKLKELAQYLNGRREELYAQSSQSGATKIDNMIDIDGGIGVLFTFGSKGRRELPNSQVIVDGPMEVLSKDGSFAGEHIYTRIPGVAVQINAFNFPVWGMLEKFAPSFLAGVPTIVKPATPTGYVAAAAVKALVESGILPAGSLQLISGSARTLLDELDYRDLVSFTGSAATAKSLKSHPNVVQGGVRFTSETDSLNAAILGPDALPGTPEFDAFVKAVVTEMTVKAGQKCTAIRRVLVPKELTSEVAAAIGARINERVVVGDPRAEGVTMGALASLEQLADVRAAVQSMLDAGGELAYGSLDSPSVTSVGGTVGVVEDGAFMAPVLLSWADAEAEEVHSLEAFGPVSSVLGYTDLADAVRLAARGSGSLVASVCTNDPAVARELVTGIAAHHGRVHMLNREDARSSTGHGSPVPHLVHGGPGRAGGGEELGGIRSVLHHMQRTAIQGSPNMLTAVTGQWHTGADRNFTIETEGEHPFRKHLSTLRIGDAVRSELREVTLEDIAAFANSTGDTFYAHTNQEAAEANPFFPGIVAHGYLLLSWAAGLFVEPAPGPVLANYGLENLRFITPVAAGDSIRVTLTAKKITPRETDEYGEVAWDAVLTNQNDDIVATYDVLTLVEK from the coding sequence ATGACCACTACAGCAGTCGCCCCGGAAACCACAGACGTTGCCACCGTCCCCAGCTACGTTCAGGACGCGTGGTGGACCCCGGCGCCCGAAGCCAAGACCGTGCCCGTGCGTGATGCCAGCACCGGCGAAGTCCTGGCCAACGTGAGCACCGACGGCCTGGACCTTGCCGCCGTCGTGAACTACGGACGCACCACGGGCCAGGCGGAACTCGGCAAACTGACGTTCCACCAGCGCGCCCTCAAGCTCAAGGAGCTGGCCCAGTACCTGAACGGCCGCCGCGAAGAGCTCTACGCCCAGTCCTCGCAGTCCGGCGCCACCAAGATCGACAACATGATCGACATCGACGGCGGCATCGGCGTGCTCTTCACATTCGGTTCCAAGGGCCGGCGTGAACTGCCCAACTCGCAGGTGATCGTGGACGGTCCCATGGAGGTCCTGTCCAAGGACGGTTCGTTCGCCGGCGAGCACATCTATACCCGCATTCCCGGCGTAGCCGTCCAGATCAACGCTTTCAACTTCCCGGTCTGGGGGATGCTGGAGAAGTTCGCGCCGTCCTTCCTCGCCGGCGTGCCAACCATCGTCAAGCCGGCAACGCCCACGGGCTATGTCGCCGCGGCTGCCGTCAAGGCCCTCGTCGAATCCGGCATCCTTCCCGCAGGTTCGCTCCAGCTGATCTCCGGTTCTGCCCGCACGCTCCTGGACGAACTCGATTACCGCGACCTCGTGTCTTTCACCGGTTCCGCCGCAACGGCCAAGTCGCTGAAATCGCACCCTAACGTGGTGCAGGGCGGCGTCCGCTTCACCTCGGAGACGGACTCGCTGAACGCGGCCATCCTCGGCCCCGACGCCCTCCCCGGCACCCCCGAGTTCGACGCTTTCGTCAAGGCCGTCGTCACCGAGATGACCGTCAAGGCGGGCCAGAAGTGCACCGCCATCCGCCGCGTGCTCGTCCCCAAGGAGTTGACCTCCGAGGTCGCCGCAGCCATCGGCGCCCGCATCAACGAACGCGTTGTGGTCGGTGACCCGCGCGCCGAAGGCGTCACCATGGGCGCCCTCGCCTCGCTGGAGCAGCTCGCCGATGTTCGCGCGGCCGTCCAGTCAATGCTCGACGCCGGCGGTGAGCTTGCGTACGGAAGCCTCGACTCGCCGTCGGTCACCTCCGTCGGCGGCACCGTCGGCGTAGTGGAGGACGGCGCCTTCATGGCTCCGGTGCTCCTCAGCTGGGCTGACGCGGAAGCCGAAGAAGTCCACTCCCTCGAAGCCTTCGGACCCGTCTCCTCAGTGCTTGGCTACACCGACCTCGCCGACGCCGTGCGCCTCGCTGCCCGCGGTTCCGGCTCGCTGGTGGCCTCCGTGTGCACCAACGATCCCGCAGTGGCCCGCGAACTGGTTACCGGCATCGCAGCCCACCACGGCCGTGTCCACATGCTCAACCGCGAAGACGCACGCTCGTCCACCGGCCACGGTTCCCCCGTTCCGCACCTTGTCCACGGCGGTCCAGGCCGCGCAGGCGGCGGCGAAGAACTGGGCGGCATCCGCTCCGTGCTGCACCACATGCAGCGCACGGCCATCCAGGGTTCGCCGAACATGCTCACCGCCGTCACCGGCCAGTGGCACACCGGAGCCGACCGGAACTTCACCATCGAAACCGAGGGTGAGCACCCCTTCCGCAAGCACTTGTCCACCCTGCGGATCGGCGATGCTGTTCGTTCCGAGCTCCGCGAGGTCACGCTGGAGGACATCGCGGCCTTCGCAAACTCCACCGGCGATACCTTCTACGCGCACACCAACCAGGAAGCCGCCGAGGCCAACCCCTTCTTCCCGGGCATCGTGGCCCACGGCTACCTGCTCCTGAGCTGGGCTGCGGGTCTGTTCGTGGAGCCGGCTCCGGGTCCCGTCCTGGCCAACTACGGCCTGGAGAACCTGCGCTTCATCACACCGGTGGCCGCGGGTGACTCCATCCGGGTGACCCTGACCGCCAAGAAGATCACGCCGCGTGAAACGGACGAGTACGGCGAGGTTGCCTGGGATGCAGTCCTGACCAACCAGAACGACGACATCGTAGCCACCTACGACGTCCTCACCCTCGTGGAGAAGTAA
- a CDS encoding TetR/AcrR family transcriptional regulator — translation MPTETTSKRGRPGYDQQSVLRIAVDVFNRHGYDATSMGILAENLGISKSAIYHHVPSKGDLLKLALDHALGGLEAILEQPEAMTGPADARLEFVLRQTIAVLVERLPFVTLLLRLRGNTDIERDALERRRAFDHKVAALISAAREDGSLRQDIDPRTVTRLLFGTINSIVEWYKPGGSLSPEKLADDVITMAFDGLHAAA, via the coding sequence ATGCCAACTGAGACAACCTCCAAGCGCGGACGGCCCGGTTACGACCAGCAGTCGGTGCTCCGCATCGCCGTCGACGTCTTCAACCGCCACGGGTACGACGCAACGTCCATGGGCATCCTGGCCGAAAACCTCGGAATCTCGAAGTCGGCCATCTACCACCACGTCCCCTCCAAGGGCGACCTCCTGAAGCTTGCCTTGGACCACGCCCTCGGCGGCCTGGAGGCCATCCTGGAGCAACCCGAGGCCATGACCGGCCCCGCCGACGCCCGCTTGGAATTCGTGCTGCGGCAAACCATTGCAGTGCTCGTGGAACGGCTCCCCTTCGTCACGTTGCTCCTGCGCCTGCGCGGGAACACCGACATTGAGCGCGACGCCTTGGAACGCCGTCGTGCCTTTGACCATAAGGTGGCTGCGCTCATCTCGGCTGCGCGCGAGGACGGTTCGCTGCGGCAGGACATCGATCCCCGCACGGTCACAAGGCTCCTGTTCGGCACCATTAACTCGATCGTGGAGTGGTACAAGCCCGGCGGCTCGCTGTCCCCGGAGAAGCTCGCGGATGACGTGATCACCATGGCGTTCGACGGCCTCCACGCCGCCGCCTGA